The following are from one region of the Paenibacillus sp. KS-LC4 genome:
- the yyaC gene encoding spore protease YyaC — MKLSFLKDVPLKVPHTDTNAMSLIVNRLSLMLNELSGARPLIIVCVGTDRSTGDSLGPLIGTSLAKYNSPYFALYGTLEEPVHAMNLTDTLALIHQNHHNPFIIGIDACLGQVSSIGSVHIGTGPVRPGAGVNKELPPVGDMHITGIVNVGGFMEYFVLQNTRLHLVIKMADLIAFSLFSAIMGSNRVMLQTREQAASAE, encoded by the coding sequence TTGAAAGTTCCGCATACCGATACCAACGCTATGTCGTTAATCGTAAACCGCCTCTCCCTGATGCTCAATGAGCTTTCAGGTGCCAGACCGCTCATCATCGTATGCGTGGGTACCGACCGTTCAACGGGCGACTCGCTTGGCCCCCTCATCGGAACCTCTCTCGCAAAATATAACAGTCCTTACTTTGCTTTATACGGTACGCTGGAAGAGCCGGTTCACGCGATGAACCTGACTGATACACTGGCCCTTATTCACCAAAACCACCACAATCCATTTATCATTGGCATTGATGCTTGTTTAGGACAGGTGTCCAGCATTGGCTCCGTTCATATTGGGACGGGACCGGTACGTCCTGGAGCGGGCGTTAATAAGGAGCTTCCGCCTGTAGGTGATATGCATATTACCGGAATCGTGAATGTGGGTGGTTTTATGGAATACTTCGTGCTGCAAAATACCCGTCTGCATCTTGTTATCAAGATGGCCGACCTTATAGCCTTTAGCCTGTTCTCCGCTATAATGGGCAGCAATCGTGTCATGCTTCAGACTAGAGAGCAAGCCGCTTCAGCCGAATGA
- a CDS encoding aminotransferase class V-fold PLP-dependent enzyme, with amino-acid sequence MNTDGEKIIYLDHAATSWPKPNSVIDAVNHAMLHDAANPGRGSHRMAVRASRVLFDTRKQLAKLFRVRNPNDIAFTGNTTGALNMAIKGYLKAGDHVVATGIEHNSVRRPLEFLKQALGIKVTYVEADEQGNITVAQVKDALVPQTTLVIVSHSSNLLGTIVPLAEIGELTRQRGVKLLVDAAQSAGILEIDVEAMGIDMLAFPGHKGLLGPQGTGGLYIHPELDLVPMLHGGTGSQSEAAEQPSVRPDRYEAGTQNTPGLAGLKAGVEYVLNETVHKIHTKEWTLTQQMMEGLSTIEGIRLLGPKLGQQRTGMVSFVAEGVDPSEMSFILDQHYQIAVRAGFHCTPLAHASAGTMATGAVRASVGYFTTEAEVSALVDAVREIRSQYKI; translated from the coding sequence ATGAATACGGATGGTGAAAAAATCATTTACCTAGATCATGCTGCAACTTCATGGCCAAAGCCTAACTCGGTTATTGACGCTGTAAATCATGCTATGCTGCATGATGCTGCTAACCCGGGTAGAGGCAGTCATCGAATGGCTGTTCGGGCAAGCCGTGTGTTGTTTGATACACGAAAGCAATTAGCTAAACTGTTTCGGGTGAGAAACCCTAACGATATTGCATTTACAGGGAATACGACAGGCGCTTTGAATATGGCGATAAAAGGCTATCTAAAAGCAGGCGACCATGTAGTTGCTACTGGAATTGAACATAATTCCGTCAGACGGCCGTTGGAGTTTTTGAAGCAGGCACTCGGAATAAAGGTCACTTACGTTGAGGCGGATGAGCAGGGTAATATAACGGTTGCTCAGGTGAAGGACGCGCTTGTGCCACAGACGACGCTAGTTATCGTGAGTCATAGTTCAAACCTGCTGGGAACCATTGTTCCTTTGGCTGAAATTGGCGAGCTGACCCGCCAAAGAGGTGTGAAGCTGCTAGTAGATGCCGCTCAAAGTGCTGGGATTTTAGAGATTGATGTTGAAGCGATGGGGATTGATATGCTTGCTTTCCCTGGGCATAAAGGGCTGCTTGGTCCACAGGGCACAGGGGGCTTGTATATCCATCCTGAGCTAGACCTTGTCCCAATGCTCCATGGTGGTACTGGGAGCCAATCTGAGGCGGCTGAGCAGCCTAGTGTGCGTCCAGATCGTTATGAAGCAGGGACGCAAAACACACCAGGCCTGGCTGGCTTGAAGGCAGGCGTAGAATATGTTCTGAATGAGACGGTTCATAAAATCCATACTAAGGAATGGACGCTTACTCAGCAGATGATGGAGGGGCTGTCTACAATAGAAGGAATCAGGCTGCTTGGGCCGAAGCTTGGTCAGCAGCGAACAGGCATGGTTTCTTTCGTGGCGGAAGGTGTCGATCCTTCGGAGATGTCTTTTATTTTAGATCAGCATTATCAGATCGCTGTGCGTGCGGGCTTCCATTGTACGCCGCTTGCTCATGCCAGCGCAGGTACGATGGCTACAGGAGCGGTTAGAGCGAGTGTGGGTTATTTTACAACAGAGGCGGAAGTGAGTGCTCTTGTTGATGCGGTGCGTGAAATACGTTCGCAATATAAAATTTGA
- a CDS encoding DUF4446 family protein, protein MNDWMNNPLYGLLALLALLLFIILIWVISLGRRLKKLRKQYVEVMGNTGVTNIEEVVVGLKQEIAEHARHSRAVEAKLEQLERRQLEEKGRLGVIRYNAFSEQGSDLSFSIAIVNAAQDGVVVSSIHSRDSAYVYAKPLEGGQSTYPLTPEELQALAKAK, encoded by the coding sequence ATGAATGATTGGATGAACAACCCTTTATACGGTTTGTTGGCATTACTGGCACTGCTGCTTTTTATTATTTTAATTTGGGTCATTTCCCTGGGGAGAAGGCTCAAAAAACTGCGCAAGCAATACGTTGAGGTTATGGGTAATACAGGTGTGACAAATATTGAAGAAGTCGTTGTTGGGCTGAAGCAGGAAATAGCGGAGCATGCAAGGCACTCCAGAGCAGTGGAGGCAAAGCTGGAGCAACTGGAACGGCGCCAGCTAGAGGAGAAGGGACGCTTGGGTGTTATTCGCTATAATGCGTTCTCGGAGCAAGGAAGCGACCTTAGCTTCTCCATCGCAATCGTAAATGCAGCACAAGATGGAGTCGTCGTGTCGAGTATTCATAGCAGAGATAGTGCATATGTGTATGCCAAGCCGTTAGAGGGCGGACAATCAACGTATCCTTTAACACCGGAAGAGCTGCAGGCGCTTGCGAAAGCGAAATGA
- the noc gene encoding nucleoid occlusion protein has protein sequence MKEQLSRLFGLNDQRNNNNEEVKQIPVNEIDTSPFQPRSIFDDERIDELCQTIKTHGIIQPIVVRLRNNRYEIIAGERRWRAVTKLGYDTIPGIIREFNDSQTASIALIENLQRENLTAIEEAVAYQKLIELHQLTQESLAQRLGKSQSTIANKLRLLALNEVVKTALMERKITERHARALLALPTEELQLQVLEEIISKELNVKQTEIRIAFLNETVKTKKAKRVSFTKDVRLALNTIRQSIEMVSGSGLQIKTNEKDHEDHYEIVIQIPKR, from the coding sequence ATGAAAGAACAACTTTCTCGCTTGTTTGGTTTGAATGACCAACGCAATAATAACAATGAAGAGGTTAAACAAATTCCGGTTAATGAAATCGACACGAGTCCATTTCAACCAAGGTCTATATTTGATGATGAACGAATTGATGAATTATGCCAGACAATTAAGACGCACGGCATTATTCAACCTATCGTTGTACGGCTGCGGAATAACCGTTATGAAATCATTGCGGGAGAACGCCGCTGGCGTGCTGTAACGAAGCTTGGCTATGATACGATACCAGGCATTATCCGCGAGTTTAATGACTCACAAACGGCATCTATCGCATTAATCGAAAATTTGCAGCGGGAAAATTTAACGGCTATTGAAGAGGCTGTTGCTTATCAGAAGCTGATTGAACTGCATCAATTGACGCAGGAAAGCTTGGCGCAGCGATTGGGAAAAAGCCAATCAACGATTGCCAATAAGCTAAGATTGCTGGCACTTAATGAAGTAGTTAAAACCGCATTAATGGAACGTAAAATTACCGAACGTCACGCACGAGCATTGTTGGCGCTGCCTACTGAGGAGCTACAGCTTCAAGTGCTGGAAGAGATTATTTCAAAAGAACTTAATGTAAAGCAAACGGAAATTCGAATTGCTTTTCTGAATGAAACAGTTAAAACGAAAAAAGCAAAAAGGGTATCTTTTACGAAAGATGTTCGGCTTGCTCTTAATACAATTAGACAGTCTATTGAGATGGTGTCAGGCTCTGGCCTGCAAATTAAGACGAATGAGAAGGATCATGAGGATCATTATGAAATTGTGATTCAAATTCCTAAACGTTAG
- a CDS encoding ParB/RepB/Spo0J family partition protein, whose amino-acid sequence MSKRLGRGLDALIPSLSVNDDDKVIEVAIAQLRPNPYQPRKTFDEQSIKELAESIKQHGVIQPIIVRTVMKGYEIIAGERRFRASQLCGNTTVPAVVRSFSDQQVMEIALIENLQREDLNAIEVAIAYQNLMDKFKLTQEELSMKVGKSRSHIANFVRLLALPESIKDNVSRGTISMGHARALAGIKDLKVQLELAELIINQGWSVRELEEAIQKLESIKDEDSNDSKQAKGKTKKRDPYIESLEESLRERFKTTVKIKQQKDKGKIELQYYNKQDLERLLEMLQYMA is encoded by the coding sequence ATGAGCAAGCGGCTAGGTAGAGGTCTGGATGCGCTTATTCCATCGCTTTCGGTAAACGATGATGATAAAGTCATTGAGGTTGCAATTGCGCAATTGCGACCAAACCCTTACCAACCACGAAAAACATTCGATGAACAGTCGATAAAAGAATTGGCGGAATCAATTAAACAGCACGGTGTCATTCAGCCTATTATTGTGCGCACTGTAATGAAGGGCTACGAGATTATTGCAGGCGAACGTCGATTCAGAGCATCGCAGCTTTGCGGCAATACGACTGTTCCGGCAGTTGTCAGATCCTTCTCGGATCAACAGGTTATGGAAATAGCGCTTATTGAAAATTTGCAGCGTGAAGATCTAAATGCAATAGAAGTGGCGATAGCTTATCAGAACCTCATGGACAAGTTCAAGCTGACCCAAGAAGAGCTTTCTATGAAGGTAGGCAAGTCCAGATCGCATATTGCTAACTTCGTGAGATTGCTAGCATTGCCAGAATCTATTAAAGACAATGTTTCACGTGGAACAATTTCCATGGGACATGCCCGTGCACTGGCAGGTATTAAAGATTTGAAGGTGCAGCTGGAATTGGCTGAACTCATTATAAATCAGGGCTGGAGCGTACGTGAGTTGGAGGAAGCGATTCAGAAGCTGGAGTCGATTAAGGATGAGGACAGCAATGACAGCAAACAGGCCAAAGGCAAGACGAAGAAGCGCGATCCATATATTGAAAGCTTAGAGGAGTCGCTCAGAGAACGCTTCAAAACAACAGTTAAAATTAAGCAGCAAAAGGATAAAGGGAAAATCGAACTTCAATATTACAACAAACAGGACTTGGAACGGCTTCTGGAGATGCTTCAATACATGGCGTAG
- the mnmG gene encoding tRNA uridine-5-carboxymethylaminomethyl(34) synthesis enzyme MnmG: MGYEAGQYDVIVIGAGHAGSEAALAAARMGCETLLLTINLDMVAFMPCNPSIGGPAKGHVVRELDALGGEMGRNIDKTFIQMRMLNTGKGPAVHALRAQADKFAYQHEMKKTIEETPKLTLRQGMAEELMVEEGKIVGLVTKTGAIYRSKTIVLTTGTYLRGKIIMGELMYESGPNNQQPSLKLSASLKEHGFELVRFKTGTPPRVHKDTIDFTKTEIQPGDEQPKFFSHETISSNNEQLPCWLTYTSEQTHKIINDNLHRAPMFSGAIEGTGPRYCPSIEDKIVRFADKPKHQIFLEPEGLHTSEYYVQGLSTSMPEDVQLGILRSIPGLEKAEMMRNGYAIEYDAVVPTQLWPSLETKVVDGLFTAGQINGTSGYEEAAGQGVIAGINAARKVQGKEPVIIGRSQGYIGVMIDDLVTKGTNDPYRLLTSRAEYRLLLRHDNADLRLTPIGYEIGLISEERYESFLNKKALVEQEIERLRMTKVKPEEALPVLKAAESAEIPFTVDALSLLRRPEITYAMLESITPSELALTEEMKEQVEIQIKYAGYIEKQLLQVERLSKMEKKRIPDDINYFDVQGLASEAKQKLSDIRPLSIGQASRVAGVTPADISILLVYLEHYNRVVAARG; encoded by the coding sequence ATGGGATACGAAGCAGGGCAATATGATGTTATCGTCATCGGTGCGGGACACGCGGGCAGCGAAGCTGCGCTTGCGGCAGCACGCATGGGCTGTGAGACGCTGTTGCTGACGATTAACTTGGATATGGTGGCCTTCATGCCATGCAATCCGTCGATTGGCGGACCGGCCAAAGGGCATGTCGTACGTGAGCTGGATGCTTTAGGCGGCGAGATGGGCCGTAATATTGATAAAACCTTTATTCAAATGCGAATGCTGAATACAGGCAAAGGGCCTGCCGTTCACGCGCTTCGCGCACAGGCGGATAAGTTCGCCTATCAGCATGAAATGAAGAAGACAATTGAAGAGACACCAAAGCTGACGCTGCGCCAAGGAATGGCAGAAGAACTGATGGTGGAGGAAGGCAAAATAGTAGGCCTTGTGACGAAAACAGGCGCGATTTATCGGTCGAAGACGATCGTCCTGACAACAGGCACCTATTTGCGCGGCAAAATCATTATGGGCGAGCTAATGTATGAGAGCGGCCCGAATAATCAGCAGCCTTCGCTTAAGCTGTCAGCAAGTCTGAAGGAGCATGGCTTCGAGCTGGTACGTTTCAAAACCGGTACGCCGCCACGCGTGCACAAGGATACGATTGATTTTACAAAGACAGAAATTCAACCGGGCGATGAACAGCCGAAATTTTTCTCACATGAAACAATTTCCTCTAATAATGAGCAGCTTCCATGCTGGTTGACCTATACGTCGGAGCAAACACACAAGATCATTAACGATAATTTGCATCGTGCGCCGATGTTTTCGGGAGCAATTGAAGGCACAGGCCCAAGATATTGTCCGTCAATCGAGGATAAAATTGTGCGTTTTGCCGATAAGCCAAAGCATCAGATTTTTCTGGAGCCGGAAGGTCTGCATACGTCGGAGTATTATGTACAAGGACTTTCCACAAGCATGCCGGAAGATGTCCAATTGGGCATTTTACGATCAATACCAGGTTTGGAAAAAGCTGAAATGATGCGCAATGGCTATGCGATTGAATACGATGCAGTCGTGCCGACGCAGCTGTGGCCATCCTTAGAGACAAAGGTCGTTGACGGGTTATTCACAGCTGGACAAATTAACGGAACTTCTGGTTATGAGGAAGCAGCTGGTCAAGGGGTTATCGCAGGTATCAATGCTGCACGTAAAGTTCAGGGGAAAGAGCCCGTTATTATCGGACGTTCGCAAGGCTATATTGGCGTAATGATCGACGACCTTGTCACGAAGGGGACGAATGATCCTTATCGGTTGCTGACCTCCCGTGCAGAATATCGCTTGCTGCTTCGCCATGACAACGCTGACCTGCGTCTGACTCCAATTGGCTATGAAATTGGTTTGATTTCGGAAGAGCGTTATGAAAGCTTTTTGAATAAAAAAGCATTGGTTGAACAAGAAATTGAAAGATTGCGCATGACAAAAGTGAAACCAGAGGAAGCACTGCCCGTATTAAAAGCTGCGGAATCAGCTGAAATTCCATTTACGGTAGATGCGTTATCGTTGCTGCGCCGTCCGGAAATTACGTATGCGATGCTGGAAAGCATCACGCCTTCAGAGCTTGCTTTGACAGAGGAAATGAAGGAGCAGGTTGAAATTCAAATCAAATATGCCGGATACATTGAGAAGCAGCTATTGCAGGTTGAACGACTGAGCAAAATGGAGAAAAAACGGATACCTGATGATATCAATTATTTCGATGTGCAGGGGCTTGCTTCTGAAGCGAAGCAAAAGCTGTCGGACATCAGACCGTTGTCAATCGGTCAGGCTTCCAGGGTAGCTGGGGTAACGCCAGCCGATATTTCCATACTGCTCGTTTATTTAGAGCATTATAATCGCGTTGTAGCGGCGAGAGGATAG
- a CDS encoding AAA family ATPase: MSKIIAIANQKGGVGKTTTSVNLGACLATLGRRVLLVDIDPQGNTTSGVGINKADVESCIYDVLVNDIDPHEAMADTKIPGLKIIPATIQLAGAEIELVPTISREVRLKKALYLLKDQFDYILIDCPPSLGLLTINSLTAADSVIIPIQCEYYALEGLSQLLNTVRLVQKHLNTTLQIEGVLLTMLDARTNLGIQVIEEVKKYFQQKVYQTIIPRNVRLSEAPSHGQAIITYDPKSKGAEVYLELAKEVITYEQAAR; the protein is encoded by the coding sequence TTGTCTAAAATTATAGCAATAGCGAATCAGAAGGGTGGCGTCGGCAAAACGACGACATCAGTTAATTTAGGTGCTTGTCTGGCCACGCTAGGCAGACGGGTACTGCTTGTTGATATTGATCCGCAAGGCAATACGACTAGTGGAGTAGGTATTAATAAGGCAGATGTTGAAAGCTGTATTTATGATGTGCTTGTGAATGATATCGATCCACACGAAGCGATGGCAGATACGAAAATTCCTGGTTTAAAAATTATTCCTGCGACCATTCAACTTGCTGGGGCAGAGATTGAGCTTGTTCCAACTATTTCCAGAGAAGTTCGTTTGAAGAAAGCGCTATATTTATTAAAAGATCAGTTCGATTATATTTTAATCGACTGCCCGCCATCATTGGGGTTATTAACCATTAATTCCTTGACCGCTGCTGATTCGGTTATTATTCCCATTCAATGTGAATATTACGCCCTGGAGGGCTTGAGCCAGCTTCTGAATACGGTGAGATTGGTGCAAAAGCATTTAAACACAACGCTGCAAATTGAAGGCGTATTGCTTACGATGCTTGATGCCAGAACGAATCTGGGTATTCAGGTTATTGAAGAAGTGAAAAAATACTTTCAACAGAAGGTATACCAGACGATTATTCCACGTAATGTGCGCTTAAGCGAGGCGCCTTCTCATGGACAGGCGATCATTACGTATGATCCTAAATCGAAGGGTGCAGAAGTATATCTTGAACTGGCGAAGGAAGTGATTACGTATGAGCAAGCGGCTAGGTAG
- the rsmG gene encoding 16S rRNA (guanine(527)-N(7))-methyltransferase RsmG, with the protein MQERGIALSQHQLDQFDTYYRLLVEWNERMNLTGITEREAVYEKHFYDSVSLSFFTDMKAVNKIADIGSGAGFPSIPLKICFPHLKIVIVDSLNKRIQFLNALAEQLGIADDVSCVHGRAEDIGRLQGHRDAYDLVTARAVARLNVLNEFCLPFVRKGGLFAAMKGSQSEEEVREAGNSLKELKAAVSSEHSFTLPFEQSERHIVLIEKREATPRKYPRKAGTPLKQPIL; encoded by the coding sequence ATGCAGGAGCGAGGAATAGCCTTATCTCAGCATCAGCTTGATCAGTTCGATACGTATTATCGCTTATTGGTCGAATGGAATGAACGCATGAATTTGACCGGTATAACAGAACGTGAAGCTGTATATGAAAAGCATTTTTATGATTCGGTTTCACTTTCTTTTTTTACTGATATGAAAGCAGTTAATAAAATAGCCGATATTGGATCCGGTGCAGGTTTTCCAAGCATTCCACTAAAAATCTGCTTCCCGCATTTGAAAATAGTGATTGTAGATTCCTTAAATAAACGTATCCAGTTTCTTAACGCTTTGGCAGAGCAACTGGGTATTGCTGACGATGTCAGCTGTGTTCATGGACGTGCTGAGGATATCGGCAGACTGCAAGGTCATCGTGATGCCTATGACTTGGTAACAGCAAGAGCTGTTGCCAGGCTCAATGTGCTGAATGAGTTTTGTTTGCCCTTCGTGCGCAAGGGCGGGCTGTTCGCAGCGATGAAAGGTTCGCAAAGTGAAGAAGAGGTGCGGGAAGCGGGGAACAGCTTGAAGGAGCTGAAAGCTGCTGTAAGCTCCGAGCACAGCTTTACCTTGCCATTCGAACAATCCGAACGGCATATTGTGCTGATTGAGAAACGTGAAGCAACTCCGCGCAAATATCCCCGTAAGGCGGGAACACCGCTAAAACAGCCTATTTTATAA